One Nerophis lumbriciformis linkage group LG21, RoL_Nlum_v2.1, whole genome shotgun sequence DNA segment encodes these proteins:
- the igf2bp3 gene encoding insulin-like growth factor 2 mRNA-binding protein 3, translating into MNKLYIGNVSAEASEEDFETIFDKWKIPHSGPFLVKTGYAFVDCPDEKTAMKAIDTLSGKVELHGKLLEVEHSVPKRQRSCKLQIRNIPPDMQWEVLDGMLAQYGAVESCEQVNTETETAVVNVRYTAKDQARLAMEKLNGSMMENSALKVSYIPDETAAPEGPAPGGRRGFNARGPPRSGSPSLGARPKVQSDIPLRMLVPTQFVGAIIGKEGATIRNVTKQTHSKIDIHRKENAGAAEKPITIHSTAEGCSNACKTIMEIMQKEALDTKFTEEIPLKVLVHNTFVGRLIGKEGRNLKKIEVDTGTKITISPLQDLTLYNPERTITVKGTIEACARAEEEVMKKIRESYESDMAAMNLQSNLIPGLNLNALGLFPSGAPGMGPSMSHVPPPGPGGSAFGGHPESETVHLFIPALAVGAIIGKQGQHIKQLSHFAGASIKIAPAEGMDPKQRMVIIVGPPEAQFKAQCRIFGKLKEENFFGPKEEVKLEAHIKVPSFAAGRVIGKGGKTVNELQNLTCAEVVVPRDQTPDENEQVIVKISGHFFACQLAQRKIQEILAQVRRQQQPKPAPGGAQPPLPRRK; encoded by the exons ATGAATAAGCTATACATCGGCAACGTGAGCGCAGAGGCCAGCGAGGAGGACTTCGAAACTATCTTTGACAAATGGAAGATCCCCCACTCCGGTCCTTTTCTAGTCAAGACCGGCTATGCCTTCGTGGACTGTCCCGATGAGAAGACCGCGATGAAGGCAATCGATACTCTTTCAG GTAAAGTTGAACTCCATGGAAAACTTCTGGAAGTCGAACATTCTGTGCCAAAACGCCAGAG GAGCTGCAAGCTCCAGATCAGGAACATCCCGCCTGACATGCAGTGGGAG GTCCTGGATGGCATGTTGGCCCAGTATGGTGCCGTAGAGAGCTGTGAACAAG TCAACACTGAGACGGAGACTGCAGTGGTCAATGTTCGCTACACAGCCAAGGACCAGGCCAGGCT AGCTATGGAGAAGCTCAACGGCTCCATGATGGAAAACAGCGCGTTGAAAGTATCTTACATCCCAGACGAGACCGCCGCACCAGAGGGTCCTGCGCCAGGAGGTCGGAGAGGGTTCAATGCCCGCGGGCCGCCACGGTCTGGCTCGCCGAGCCTGGGCGCCCGCCCCAAAGTGCAGTCAGACATCCCTCTTCGCATGCTGGTTCCCACGCAGTTCGTCGGGGCCATCATCGGCAAGGAGGGCGCGACGATACGCAACGTCACCAAACAGACCCACTCAAA GATTGACATCCATCGGAAAGAGAACGCAGGTGCCGCCGAGAAGCCTATAACCATTCACTCCACGGCTGAAGGCTGTTCCAACGCCTGCAAAACCATCATGGAGATCATGCAGAAGGAAGCACTTGACACGAAGTT CACTGAGGAGATCCCGCTGAAGGTTCTCGTACACAACACTTTTGTCGGAAGATTAATCGGGAAGGAAGGACGCAACCTGAAGAAAATCGAGGTGGACACTGGGACCAAGATCACAATCTCACC TCTGCAGGACTTGACCCTTTACAACCCAGAGCGGACCATCACGGTGAAAGGCACCATTGAGGCGTGTGCGAGGGCAGAGGAGGAAGTGATGAAGAAGATCAGAGAGTCGTATGAGAGCGACATGGCTGCCATGAAC CTCCAGTCTAACCTGATCCCAGGCTTGAACTTgaatgctctgggtctgtttccCAGCGGCGCGCCTGGCATGGGTCCATCCATGTCCCATGTCCCCCCTCCTGGTCCCGGCGGCTCAGCGTTCGGC GGACACCCGGAGTCTGAGACGGTCCACCTGTTCATCCCCGCGCTTGCCGTGGGAGCAATCATCGGAAAGCAGGGTCAACATATCAAGCAGCTGTCGCACTTTGCAGGAGCCTCCATCAAG ATTGCCCCCGCGGAAGGAATGGATCCCAAACAGAGGATGGTCATCATTGTCGGCCCCCCTGAGGCTCAGTTCAAG GCTCAGTGTCGCATCTTTGGCAAGCTGAAGGAGGAGAATTTCTTTGGACCCAAGGAGGAGGTGAAGCTGGAGGCCCACATCAAGGTTCCCTCCTTTGCTGCCGGGAGGGTCATCGGCAAGGGTGGCAAAACG GTGAACGAGTTACAGAACCTGACATGCGCTGAAGTGGTTGTGCCCAGGGACCAGACTCCTGACGAGAACGAGCAGGTCATCGTCAAGATCAGTGGACACTTCTTTGCATGCCAG CTGGCCCAGAGGAAGATCCAGGAGATCCTGGCTCAGGTGAGGAGACAGCAGCAGCCCAAGCCGGCACCCGGAGGAGCCCAGCCTCCGCTGCCCCGCAGGAAGTGA